The proteins below come from a single Chryseobacterium nepalense genomic window:
- a CDS encoding SIR2 family NAD-dependent protein deacylase yields the protein MNIQKELEENNIIVFAGSGLSKSLNLPNWNNMVIQNIKNINKPHLNPFIDLLNNNTMSALDVLEYLKTDENEIYNYIGSNFKIRKDCNLQLHEKLLKLSNNKVITTNYDNAFELAANNEIIPSKPTSKYTINNINKNSNGFIFKLHGSFDEPDNCIVFKEDYEKLYSSDNNEAAPEKLKSLFTNSTFLFIGFSFSDPDINLIFDKMNKTFGGNNKHFIITPDAKAFEKYDFLNIIEIEDYSKLETKIDELISFKKDIIPTQINLSQQIKIEHKVKKIVILYPDIIDQNYADEYRNTISLFENINAEILIGYLNLNTLNLIEDYDLLIIISNVYKNNIYIEDKNLKNILISLDDIVDNITNPSIPILLLTNEQVEIKHITHPIINIFEYKNQTIKKFLHKIITEKKNSFTDTNIKSNDVEWKVELEKGKTFKNNFYGNNRNLDIGKKCLTDVIGRIEEQSNLISRFLFLNSSNKILNIKASGGLGKTTLVKKISYELYNRGYYKNGVNFKSCETIKSFDDFEEIVIEGFNLKDILNFREYLIENYSSEKIDSLLILDNFETVVNNLDNEEYLKVIELLEFTSDYSNIVITSRDIISNKEFEEVFTLTPMTTDDALKLFMANYGNKNYSSEDIKILRTDILEDLLANNPLAIKLVTTSRPTMKISQLRDQIRDHFFETLNEEYSDVFKNTADLNIERTKSIFQSINYSYTSLNSRQKLAFELLSLFPDGINLPDFKKCFQKRKSSNNITDTEIKQLENKSLLENYNGILQLQPIIRRFADFQFNKHKDNKQKYCIDAYLYNRFILKTLHFYSRKKSDSFSLKLSLKVKNNLLQVLEYIYSITGNDLLGIKNSILEYIYELEDFLTSTKNVLYFNNKLESIIEYFSEIEDAENLIKTIILRELYYHVEFDNSYIEMKKLLSTDEMKNRNMSNENKSELKWKNLISQVHSMEGNTIEYLKMFIKNDNYDKNLYSDYHYLGIDNIKYIKNINSFYYFEYLLRSRSLNVDELKKHISDLYMEEHLEIMQCTYTLSKVEKLTLKEIKKLVITNPYTKGLKNLMFAFNTEETISKITYFKEAISNLKHIKYYYLEAIFFYAKFLKEIDSKDYEDIVQEGLSLSKFYKYQYINHLFENLDNNLDSNYNFSYSYFGLDNLKSFVETNTQKWEKFIAAQ from the coding sequence ATGAATATTCAAAAAGAACTGGAAGAGAATAATATTATTGTTTTTGCAGGATCTGGCTTGTCTAAATCCTTGAACCTGCCTAATTGGAATAATATGGTTATTCAAAATATTAAAAATATTAATAAACCACATTTAAATCCATTTATAGATCTATTAAATAATAATACAATGTCAGCATTAGATGTGTTGGAATATTTAAAAACAGATGAAAATGAGATATACAATTATATCGGTTCTAATTTTAAAATTAGAAAAGATTGTAATCTTCAACTACATGAAAAGCTTCTAAAATTAAGCAATAATAAAGTTATTACAACTAATTATGACAATGCTTTTGAGCTAGCAGCAAATAATGAAATAATTCCATCAAAACCAACATCTAAATACACTATAAATAATATTAATAAAAATAGTAATGGCTTTATTTTTAAATTACACGGAAGTTTTGATGAACCTGATAATTGTATAGTTTTTAAGGAGGACTATGAAAAACTATATTCTTCTGATAATAATGAAGCCGCTCCGGAAAAATTAAAAAGTTTATTTACAAATTCGACATTTTTATTTATAGGTTTTAGCTTTAGCGATCCGGATATTAATTTAATATTTGATAAAATGAATAAGACCTTTGGCGGTAATAATAAACACTTTATAATAACTCCCGATGCCAAGGCCTTTGAAAAATATGATTTCCTTAATATAATTGAAATAGAAGATTATTCAAAATTAGAAACTAAAATCGATGAATTAATCAGTTTCAAAAAAGATATTATTCCAACACAAATTAATTTAAGCCAGCAGATTAAAATTGAACATAAAGTAAAAAAAATAGTCATACTTTATCCAGATATTATTGATCAAAATTATGCTGATGAATATAGAAATACAATTTCTCTATTTGAAAACATAAACGCGGAAATTCTAATCGGGTATCTAAATCTAAATACATTAAACTTAATTGAAGATTACGATTTACTCATAATAATATCAAATGTCTACAAAAACAATATCTATATCGAAGACAAAAATCTTAAAAATATTTTAATCTCTCTTGATGATATTGTAGATAATATAACTAATCCAAGTATACCTATTCTGTTACTAACAAATGAACAAGTAGAAATTAAGCATATAACTCATCCTATTATAAATATTTTTGAATACAAGAATCAAACAATTAAAAAATTTTTACATAAAATTATAACAGAAAAAAAAAATTCATTTACAGATACAAATATTAAGAGTAATGATGTTGAATGGAAAGTTGAATTAGAAAAGGGAAAAACGTTCAAAAATAATTTTTACGGCAATAATCGTAATTTAGATATTGGTAAGAAATGTCTTACTGATGTTATTGGGAGAATTGAAGAACAAAGTAATTTAATATCAAGGTTTTTATTTTTAAACTCATCAAACAAAATTTTAAATATTAAAGCCTCAGGTGGTTTGGGTAAAACAACACTAGTTAAAAAAATATCATACGAATTATACAATAGGGGTTACTATAAAAATGGTGTAAATTTTAAATCTTGTGAAACTATAAAGTCATTTGATGATTTTGAGGAAATAGTTATTGAAGGCTTTAATCTAAAAGATATATTAAATTTCAGAGAATATTTAATTGAAAATTATAGCTCAGAAAAAATAGATTCACTTTTAATATTAGATAATTTTGAGACCGTTGTAAATAATTTAGATAATGAGGAATATTTAAAAGTTATCGAACTTTTGGAATTTACTTCAGATTATTCCAATATAGTTATCACATCAAGAGATATTATAAGCAATAAAGAGTTTGAGGAAGTTTTTACTTTAACACCAATGACAACAGATGATGCGTTAAAACTATTTATGGCAAACTATGGTAATAAAAATTACTCTTCTGAAGATATAAAGATTCTCAGGACAGATATTTTAGAGGATTTACTAGCTAACAATCCATTAGCAATTAAATTAGTTACAACATCTCGTCCAACAATGAAGATTAGTCAACTAAGGGATCAAATCCGAGATCATTTCTTTGAAACTCTAAATGAAGAGTATTCAGACGTCTTTAAAAATACTGCCGATTTAAATATTGAGAGAACAAAATCAATTTTTCAATCTATTAATTATTCTTATACATCATTGAACTCAAGACAGAAATTAGCTTTTGAGTTATTAAGTCTTTTTCCAGATGGGATTAATTTACCAGATTTTAAAAAATGTTTTCAAAAAAGAAAATCGTCAAATAATATCACCGATACGGAAATAAAACAATTAGAAAATAAATCTCTTTTAGAAAATTACAATGGAATATTACAATTACAGCCTATAATCAGAAGATTTGCTGACTTTCAGTTTAACAAACATAAAGATAATAAGCAGAAATATTGTATTGATGCATATCTATATAATCGTTTTATTTTAAAAACTCTACATTTTTACTCACGGAAAAAAAGTGACTCATTTAGCTTAAAATTAAGCTTAAAAGTTAAAAATAATTTATTACAGGTTTTAGAATATATTTATTCTATAACAGGTAATGATTTATTAGGTATTAAAAATTCAATTTTAGAATACATATATGAACTTGAAGACTTTTTAACAAGTACCAAAAATGTACTTTACTTCAACAATAAACTAGAATCAATTATTGAATACTTTTCTGAAATTGAAGATGCTGAAAATCTGATAAAAACAATAATTTTACGAGAATTGTATTATCATGTTGAATTTGATAATTCATATATTGAGATGAAAAAATTACTATCAACTGATGAGATGAAAAATAGAAATATGAGTAATGAAAATAAAAGTGAACTTAAATGGAAAAATTTAATTTCACAAGTACATTCAATGGAGGGAAATACAATAGAATATCTTAAAATGTTTATTAAGAATGATAACTACGATAAAAATCTGTATAGTGACTATCATTACTTAGGAATAGATAATATAAAATATATTAAGAATATTAACTCATTCTATTACTTTGAATATTTATTACGAAGCAGAAGTCTAAATGTAGATGAATTGAAAAAACACATTAGTGATCTTTATATGGAAGAGCACCTTGAGATAATGCAATGCACATATACTTTATCAAAAGTTGAAAAGTTAACACTTAAAGAAATAAAAAAACTTGTCATAACAAATCCCTATACAAAAGGACTTAAAAATCTGATGTTCGCCTTTAATACTGAAGAGACAATTAGCAAAATAACATATTTTAAAGAAGCAATATCAAATTTAAAACATATTAAATATTACTATTTAGAAGCTATATTTTTCTATGCAAAATTTTTAAAAGAAATCGACTCAAAAGATTATGAAGATATCGTACAGGAAGGCCTATCACTTTCTAAATTTTACAAATACCAATATATAAATCATCTATTTGAAAATTTAGATAATAATTTAGACAGTAATTACAATTTTTCTTATTCGTATTTTGGTTTGGATAATTTAAAAAGTTTTGTAGAAACTAATACTCAAAAATGGGAAAAATTTATAGCTGCCCAATAA
- a CDS encoding cold shock domain-containing protein has product MADSFSKKENFKKKVQKQKEKALKREERKSSNNKGKSLDEMFMYVDANGQLTSTPPDQGEKAEINIDDIQLGAAPIEAEELRKTGIVTFLSEKGYGFITEDKTKENIFFHSNNCAEPVKKGNKVSYEKEKSPKGFSAAEIQLVK; this is encoded by the coding sequence ATGGCGGATTCTTTTTCTAAAAAAGAAAATTTCAAAAAGAAAGTTCAAAAACAAAAGGAAAAAGCTCTGAAACGTGAAGAGCGTAAATCGAGCAACAACAAAGGTAAAAGTCTTGACGAGATGTTTATGTATGTAGACGCAAACGGTCAATTGACTTCAACTCCACCGGATCAGGGGGAAAAAGCTGAGATCAACATTGATGACATCCAGTTGGGTGCAGCTCCTATTGAGGCGGAGGAACTCAGAAAAACAGGAATCGTTACTTTTTTAAGCGAAAAAGGATACGGTTTTATCACGGAAGACAAAACGAAGGAAAATATTTTCTTCCACAGTAACAACTGTGCAGAACCTGTGAAAAAAGGAAACAAAGTTTCTTACGAGAAAGAAAAATCACCGAAAGGATTTTCCGCAGCGGAAATTCAGCTGGTGAAATAA
- a CDS encoding helix-turn-helix domain-containing protein codes for MDFQIKYITPDIKLSTYDDKLFKTETVFEFHMLVWFISGETKIIQADKSYLFKAGDIFLIPRNHLATIINYPKNGLPHKAVVMHLTTERLKDFYSNIETPKKDSSEKTTIRSFEKHPLLESCLASLIPYFDLTESFPENIAALKITEAISILRAIDKTIDSILGNFEEPGKIDLVDFMEKNYMFNMPLERFGYLTGRSLSTFNRDFRKVFQVTPQRWLTQKRLELAFYHLSEKSKKPSDVFMEVGFEDLSHFSYAFKKQYGFAPSLVR; via the coding sequence ATGGATTTTCAAATTAAATACATCACTCCGGATATCAAGCTTTCAACGTATGACGACAAACTCTTCAAAACAGAAACGGTTTTTGAATTTCACATGCTGGTCTGGTTTATCTCAGGGGAAACAAAAATCATTCAGGCAGACAAATCGTATCTTTTCAAAGCCGGTGACATTTTCCTGATTCCCAGAAATCATCTCGCAACCATCATCAATTATCCAAAAAACGGACTTCCGCACAAAGCGGTAGTCATGCACCTCACCACAGAACGGCTGAAGGATTTCTATTCTAATATTGAAACGCCGAAAAAAGATTCATCTGAAAAAACGACCATTCGTAGTTTTGAAAAACATCCTTTATTGGAAAGCTGTCTCGCATCACTCATTCCCTATTTCGACCTTACGGAATCTTTTCCCGAAAATATTGCAGCATTAAAAATTACGGAAGCCATAAGTATTTTAAGGGCAATCGATAAAACTATTGATTCCATTCTCGGTAATTTTGAAGAACCCGGAAAAATCGATCTGGTGGACTTTATGGAAAAAAATTACATGTTCAATATGCCGCTGGAGAGATTCGGGTATTTAACAGGAAGAAGCCTGTCTACCTTTAACAGGGATTTCAGAAAGGTTTTTCAGGTAACACCGCAACGGTGGCTTACCCAGAAACGGCTGGAACTTGCATTTTATCATCTTTCTGAAAAAAGTAAAAAACCGTCGGATGTTTTTATGGAAGTTGGCTTTGAAGATCTTTCGCATTTCTCTTATGCCTTTAAAAAACAATACGGTTTTGCTCCGTCACTGGTAAGATAA
- a CDS encoding SDR family NAD(P)-dependent oxidoreductase → MRLSKSQRPINSGFNAQSTAEEVISGINLSGKTAIVTGGYAGIGLETVKTLTEAGAYVIVPARDLEKAGKNLSGLNNIEIEKLDLMDPQSISNFADRFLSSGRKLDLLINNAGIMWVPLRRDSRGNVSSYGHQMSPFDFNDPNFEHRTYETLLGYGQSKTASNLFAVALDERAKKFNVRAYAVHPGSVYGTDLGREEPIDLYIQMGTHDADGKIKPEVQAQLKTIPQGAATTIWCATSPELKDIGGVYCENCDIAEIDRGQIEHRYGDPSTIRGVQPYSIDLNLAEKLWILSEEMTGIKFEAE, encoded by the coding sequence ATGAGACTTAGTAAATCACAACGTCCTATCAATTCGGGATTTAATGCACAATCAACAGCAGAAGAAGTAATCAGCGGAATTAATTTATCCGGAAAAACGGCAATTGTAACGGGAGGTTATGCCGGAATCGGACTTGAAACAGTAAAAACACTCACAGAAGCCGGAGCCTACGTCATTGTACCCGCGAGAGATCTTGAAAAAGCAGGAAAAAATCTTTCAGGCTTAAACAATATCGAAATTGAAAAACTGGACTTAATGGATCCGCAGTCTATCAGTAATTTTGCAGACCGGTTTTTAAGTTCCGGCAGAAAACTGGATCTGCTGATCAATAACGCCGGCATTATGTGGGTTCCTTTGAGAAGGGACAGCCGAGGAAATGTTTCATCTTACGGGCACCAGATGTCGCCATTTGACTTTAATGATCCCAATTTCGAGCACAGGACCTATGAAACACTGCTGGGTTACGGGCAATCGAAAACAGCCAGCAATCTTTTTGCAGTGGCTCTTGATGAAAGAGCAAAAAAATTCAATGTCCGTGCCTATGCTGTACATCCCGGTTCAGTATACGGCACAGATCTGGGAAGAGAAGAGCCCATCGATCTGTATATCCAGATGGGAACTCATGATGCAGACGGGAAAATAAAACCTGAAGTTCAGGCTCAATTAAAAACCATTCCGCAAGGAGCTGCCACAACAATTTGGTGTGCTACAAGTCCGGAACTTAAAGATATCGGTGGCGTGTATTGTGAAAACTGTGACATCGCTGAAATTGATCGCGGACAAATTGAACACAGATATGGCGACCCATCAACAATCAGGGGAGTTCAACCCTACTCCATAGATTTGAATTTGGCAGAAAAGCTCTGGATCCTCAGCGAAGAGATGACCGGTATAAAATTCGAAGCGGAATAA
- a CDS encoding glycosyltransferase: MSPTISIVVAIFNRKDELFELLTSLTSQTDKDFEIIIVDDGSLVDLRPVIQNFESFLSIKYFRKDNSGPGLSRNYGARRAANEWLVFVDSDVIVEKDYIENIKKDIVEIPCDAFGGADKAHKGFNLMQKAISYSMTSVFTTGGIRGNKKAVSKFQPRSFNMGVKKEVFDKVGGFSEMRIGEDPDLSMTLWENGYTTAFFDNIAVYHKRRVDFGKFSKQVYQFGCARPILNQRHPNYVKISFAFPTLFLLGYIMGFLEYFIMGKGIILAFYGLYTFMVLFHALFVTKNISIAGMAVISTYIQMFSYGYGFLKSWILLNVFRMKPEEAFPKHFHKN; encoded by the coding sequence TTGAGTCCTACCATTTCCATAGTTGTTGCTATTTTTAACCGTAAAGATGAGCTTTTTGAGCTCCTCACTTCCCTGACTTCCCAAACCGATAAAGACTTTGAAATAATCATTGTGGATGATGGCTCATTGGTAGACCTCCGTCCTGTGATTCAAAATTTCGAAAGCTTTTTATCGATAAAATACTTCAGGAAAGATAATTCCGGCCCGGGACTTTCGAGAAATTACGGGGCGAGGAGAGCTGCCAATGAATGGCTGGTTTTTGTAGACAGTGACGTTATTGTAGAAAAAGATTATATCGAAAATATCAAAAAGGATATTGTTGAAATTCCGTGTGATGCTTTCGGCGGGGCAGATAAGGCGCATAAAGGCTTTAACCTGATGCAGAAAGCGATTTCCTATTCCATGACTTCCGTTTTTACCACCGGCGGAATCAGAGGAAATAAAAAAGCGGTATCGAAGTTCCAGCCGAGAAGCTTTAATATGGGAGTAAAAAAAGAAGTTTTTGACAAAGTAGGCGGTTTCTCTGAAATGCGGATAGGAGAGGATCCGGATCTTTCCATGACACTTTGGGAAAACGGATATACCACTGCTTTTTTCGATAATATTGCTGTTTATCACAAGAGAAGGGTAGACTTCGGGAAATTCTCAAAACAGGTGTATCAGTTCGGTTGCGCAAGGCCCATCCTGAATCAGCGGCACCCGAATTATGTGAAAATATCATTTGCTTTTCCTACTTTGTTTCTATTGGGTTACATTATGGGCTTCCTGGAATATTTTATTATGGGAAAAGGAATTATCCTTGCCTTTTACGGTCTGTATACTTTTATGGTTCTCTTTCATGCATTATTTGTCACCAAAAATATCAGTATTGCCGGAATGGCGGTAATATCCACTTATATCCAGATGTTTTCTTATGGTTACGGATTTTTAAAATCATGGATATTGTTAAATGTTTTCAGGATGAAGCCGGAGGAAGCGTTCCCGAAACATTTTCATAAAAATTAA